A portion of the Falco naumanni isolate bFalNau1 chromosome 9, bFalNau1.pat, whole genome shotgun sequence genome contains these proteins:
- the TMEM150A gene encoding transmembrane protein 150A isoform X2: MALSNNHICPVHNWNYNQSCGVDGPGSCCTLDHIPLVSKCGTLPPESCFFSLICSLGSFMVILVGLLRYAHLLERLGPSLLNTLGLATGWVCAAGLTMVGNFQVDHAKVLHYIGAGVAFPTSMLFLLLQSILTYRMAKTHGQYWTGHLRSILTAVAFLTLIFSGVFFIQESFVLQHVAALCEWMFIIDVLVFYGTFTFEFGAISTDTFLVLLKASRAPKSYKGESGISSTVHIHSHAEGLAMA, translated from the exons ATGGCACTCTCCAACAACCACATCTGCCCTGTCCATAACTG GAATTACAACCAGTCCTGTGGTGTGGATGGCCCCGGCTCCTGCTGCACGCTGGACCACATCCCCCTGGTCAG CAAGTGTGGCACCCTGCCTCCCGAGAGCTGCTTCTTCAGCCTCAtctgcagcctgggctccttCATGG TGATCCTGGTGGGGCTGCTGCGCTATGCCCATCTCCTGGAGCGCCTTGGGCCATCCCTCCTCAACACCCTGGGGCTGGCCACCGGCTgggtctgtgctgctggcctcACCATGGTGGGCAACTTCCAG GTGGATCACGCCAAGGTGCTGCACTACATTGGGGCAGGGGTGGCCTTTCCCACCAGcatgctgttcctgctcctgCAGTCCATCCTTACCTACCGCATGGCCAAAACCCATGGGCAGTACTGGACTGGCCACTTACGTAGCATCCTCACTGCTGTGGCCTTCCTCACCCTCATCTTCA GTGGTGTGTTCTTCATCCAGGAGAGCTTCGTGCTGCAGCATGTGGCCGCACTGTGCGAGTGGATGTTCATCATCGATGTCCTGGTCTTCTACGGCACCTTCACCTTTGAGTTTGGAGCCATCTCCACAGACACCTTCCTGGTCCTGCTGAAAGCCAGCCGGGCCCCCAAAAGTTACAAGGGTGAGAGTGGCATATCCAGCACGGTCCACATCCACAGCCACGCAGAGGGTCTGGCCATGGCCTGA
- the TMEM150A gene encoding transmembrane protein 150A isoform X1, whose protein sequence is MPGPRMPAWGILPVTLPAFTITGMWIVYAMALSNNHICPVHNWNYNQSCGVDGPGSCCTLDHIPLVSKCGTLPPESCFFSLICSLGSFMVILVGLLRYAHLLERLGPSLLNTLGLATGWVCAAGLTMVGNFQVDHAKVLHYIGAGVAFPTSMLFLLLQSILTYRMAKTHGQYWTGHLRSILTAVAFLTLIFSGVFFIQESFVLQHVAALCEWMFIIDVLVFYGTFTFEFGAISTDTFLVLLKASRAPKSYKGESGISSTVHIHSHAEGLAMA, encoded by the exons ATGCCCGGCCCCAGGATGCCGGCCTGGGGGATCCTGCCCGTCACGCTGCCCGCCTTCACCATCACCGGCATGTGGATCGT GTACGCCATGGCACTCTCCAACAACCACATCTGCCCTGTCCATAACTG GAATTACAACCAGTCCTGTGGTGTGGATGGCCCCGGCTCCTGCTGCACGCTGGACCACATCCCCCTGGTCAG CAAGTGTGGCACCCTGCCTCCCGAGAGCTGCTTCTTCAGCCTCAtctgcagcctgggctccttCATGG TGATCCTGGTGGGGCTGCTGCGCTATGCCCATCTCCTGGAGCGCCTTGGGCCATCCCTCCTCAACACCCTGGGGCTGGCCACCGGCTgggtctgtgctgctggcctcACCATGGTGGGCAACTTCCAG GTGGATCACGCCAAGGTGCTGCACTACATTGGGGCAGGGGTGGCCTTTCCCACCAGcatgctgttcctgctcctgCAGTCCATCCTTACCTACCGCATGGCCAAAACCCATGGGCAGTACTGGACTGGCCACTTACGTAGCATCCTCACTGCTGTGGCCTTCCTCACCCTCATCTTCA GTGGTGTGTTCTTCATCCAGGAGAGCTTCGTGCTGCAGCATGTGGCCGCACTGTGCGAGTGGATGTTCATCATCGATGTCCTGGTCTTCTACGGCACCTTCACCTTTGAGTTTGGAGCCATCTCCACAGACACCTTCCTGGTCCTGCTGAAAGCCAGCCGGGCCCCCAAAAGTTACAAGGGTGAGAGTGGCATATCCAGCACGGTCCACATCCACAGCCACGCAGAGGGTCTGGCCATGGCCTGA